A window of Corallococcus macrosporus DSM 14697 contains these coding sequences:
- a CDS encoding NADH-quinone oxidoreductase subunit K, with amino-acid sequence MELFLALTVGGLFAAGLYCLMLHSVVRLALGLVLLGSATNLLLFTVNGLQRGFAPLVPEGQQALTGPFADPLPQAFILTAIVINFGLLALLLVLVHRTAQETDTDDTRALRTELKDSQQ; translated from the coding sequence ATGGAGCTGTTCCTCGCGCTCACGGTGGGGGGCCTCTTCGCGGCGGGGCTGTACTGCCTGATGCTCCACAGCGTCGTCCGGCTCGCGCTGGGGCTGGTGCTCCTGGGCAGCGCCACCAACCTGCTGCTGTTCACCGTCAACGGCCTGCAGCGCGGCTTCGCGCCCCTGGTGCCCGAGGGCCAGCAGGCGCTCACCGGCCCCTTCGCGGACCCGCTGCCGCAGGCCTTCATCCTCACCGCCATCGTCATCAACTTCGGCCTCCTCGCGCTGCTGCTGGTGCTGGTGCACCGCACCGCGCAGGAGACGGACACGGATGACACGCGCGCCCTGCGCACCGAGCTGAAGGACTCCCAGCAATGA
- a CDS encoding monovalent cation/H+ antiporter complex subunit F — MSGWLHVITEGTLGAISIAMLFSLHRLVRGPSLTDRVVALDLFSLQTAAVITVYALWVGQPELVDVALVLAVIGSMGTLVIARYLYSAGKGHR; from the coding sequence ATGAGCGGCTGGCTGCACGTCATCACCGAGGGCACCCTGGGCGCCATCTCCATCGCGATGCTGTTCTCCCTGCACCGCCTGGTCCGCGGGCCGTCGCTGACGGACCGGGTGGTGGCGCTGGACCTCTTCTCACTCCAGACGGCGGCGGTCATCACCGTCTATGCCCTGTGGGTCGGGCAGCCGGAGCTGGTGGACGTGGCGCTGGTGCTGGCCGTCATCGGCTCCATGGGCACGCTCGTCATCGCGAGGTACCTCTACAGCGCGGGAAAGGGCCACCGATGA
- the mbhE gene encoding hydrogen gas-evolving membrane-bound hydrogenase subunit E → MACWAAPMALCIAFFVPFIAAALAVLITRLSQSWAGWVLALFPAGLAVWFGAQVPAVVGGGVPAVSVPWMPDLGIDFALRLDGLALLMALLITGLGTLVVIYAGRYLVHHEVLGRFYGWLLLFMGGMLGLVLADNTLLLFVCWEVTTFSSFILIGFEHKEDAARESAQRALLITALGGQSLLVGLLLMGDVLGTLSISATLAAADTLKGSPRYLAILLLVLGGAFTKSAQMPFHTWLPGAMTAPTPVSAYLHSATMVKAGVFLLARMAPALGGTPAWETILTGVGAVTMVLGALLALGHTDLKLVLAYATVSVLGALVMLLGQGTAVAIQAMVTFLTAHALYKGTLFLVAGSVDHETGTRDVTHLGGLRKHLPLTAAAAAVAALSMMGIPPLFGFVGKELIYEACLKGPGGWPLALGAMVGFGGMVAAALRVGVQPFAGKTFRAGKPESEVHEAPPSMWLGPALLATTGLALGLVPWAIQPLLAIAAADIGGGQAAGLKLTLWHGLTPALGLSAGSLLLGGGLFAAREPVLKGLRAMNLSSHGPERFYQASLSGLLKLSSSMTRVLQNGSLHQYIVVTMATFGGLLALAVVLRLREWPRGVAMDVLPYEVVVLVGILVSAVLAVVSRSALSSIMALGALGLAEALLYVFFGAPDLAMTQVVVQTLTVILFALVFARFPVNPHQHRFRWWTAALPLAVGGLITWILLHVASGPSHRRLADFYASRSVPGGQGLNIVNVILVDFRALDTLGETTVLATSGLGVYLLFRTRSQRKKRQA, encoded by the coding sequence ATGGCCTGCTGGGCCGCGCCCATGGCCCTGTGCATCGCCTTCTTCGTTCCGTTCATCGCCGCGGCGCTGGCCGTGCTGATCACCCGGCTGTCCCAGTCCTGGGCCGGTTGGGTGCTCGCCCTGTTCCCGGCGGGGCTGGCGGTGTGGTTCGGCGCGCAGGTGCCCGCCGTGGTCGGAGGCGGGGTGCCCGCGGTGAGCGTGCCGTGGATGCCGGACCTGGGCATCGACTTCGCGCTGCGGCTGGACGGGCTGGCCCTGCTGATGGCCCTGCTCATCACCGGCCTGGGCACGCTGGTGGTCATCTACGCGGGGCGCTACCTGGTCCACCATGAGGTGCTGGGCCGCTTCTATGGCTGGCTGCTGCTCTTCATGGGCGGGATGCTGGGCCTCGTCCTCGCCGACAACACGCTGCTGCTCTTCGTGTGCTGGGAGGTGACGACGTTCAGCTCGTTCATCCTCATCGGCTTCGAGCACAAGGAGGACGCCGCCCGCGAGTCCGCGCAGCGGGCGCTGCTCATCACCGCCCTGGGCGGACAGTCCCTGCTGGTGGGGCTGCTGCTGATGGGGGACGTGCTGGGCACGCTGTCCATCTCCGCCACCCTCGCCGCCGCGGACACCCTGAAGGGCAGCCCGCGCTACCTGGCCATCCTGCTGCTGGTGCTGGGCGGCGCCTTCACCAAGTCCGCGCAGATGCCGTTCCACACCTGGCTCCCCGGCGCCATGACGGCGCCCACGCCGGTGAGCGCGTACCTGCACTCCGCCACCATGGTGAAGGCCGGCGTGTTCCTGCTCGCGCGGATGGCGCCGGCGTTGGGGGGGACGCCGGCCTGGGAGACGATCCTGACCGGGGTCGGCGCCGTGACGATGGTGCTGGGCGCCCTGCTGGCGCTGGGCCACACCGACCTCAAGCTGGTGCTGGCCTACGCGACGGTGAGCGTCCTGGGCGCGCTGGTGATGCTGCTCGGGCAGGGCACCGCGGTGGCCATCCAGGCCATGGTGACGTTCCTCACCGCGCACGCGCTCTACAAGGGCACGCTGTTCCTCGTGGCCGGCTCGGTGGACCACGAGACGGGCACGCGGGACGTGACGCACCTGGGAGGCCTGCGCAAGCACCTGCCGCTCACCGCCGCCGCGGCCGCCGTGGCCGCCCTGTCCATGATGGGCATCCCCCCGCTCTTCGGCTTCGTGGGCAAGGAGCTCATCTACGAGGCCTGCCTGAAGGGCCCGGGAGGCTGGCCCCTGGCGCTGGGCGCGATGGTGGGCTTTGGCGGCATGGTGGCCGCGGCGCTGCGCGTGGGCGTGCAGCCCTTCGCGGGCAAGACGTTCCGCGCCGGCAAGCCCGAGTCCGAGGTCCACGAGGCGCCCCCGTCCATGTGGCTGGGGCCCGCGCTGCTGGCCACCACGGGGCTGGCGCTGGGCCTGGTGCCCTGGGCCATCCAGCCCCTGCTGGCCATCGCGGCGGCGGACATTGGCGGCGGCCAGGCGGCGGGCCTGAAGCTGACGCTGTGGCACGGCCTGACGCCCGCGCTGGGCCTGAGCGCGGGGAGCCTGCTGTTGGGCGGCGGCCTCTTCGCGGCGCGCGAGCCCGTGTTGAAGGGGCTGCGGGCGATGAACCTCTCCAGCCACGGCCCGGAGCGCTTCTACCAGGCGTCCCTGAGCGGCCTGCTGAAGCTGTCCTCGTCCATGACGCGGGTGCTCCAGAACGGCTCGCTGCACCAGTACATCGTCGTCACCATGGCCACCTTCGGCGGGCTGCTGGCGCTCGCGGTGGTCCTGCGGCTGCGGGAATGGCCCCGGGGCGTGGCCATGGACGTGCTGCCCTATGAGGTGGTCGTCCTGGTGGGCATCCTGGTATCGGCGGTGCTGGCCGTGGTGTCGCGCTCGGCGCTGTCCTCCATCATGGCGCTGGGGGCGCTGGGGCTGGCGGAGGCGCTGCTGTACGTGTTCTTCGGCGCGCCGGACCTGGCCATGACGCAGGTCGTGGTGCAGACGCTCACCGTCATCCTGTTCGCGCTCGTCTTCGCGCGCTTCCCCGTCAACCCCCACCAGCACCGCTTCCGCTGGTGGACCGCGGCGCTGCCCCTGGCGGTGGGCGGGCTCATCACCTGGATATTGCTCCACGTCGCCTCGGGGCCCTCGCACCGGCGGCTGGCGGATTTCTATGCGTCGCGAAGCGTGCCCGGTGGGCAGGGGCTGAACATCGTCAACGTCATCCTCGTGGACTTCCGGGCGCTGGACACCCTGGGGGAGACCACCGTGCTGGCGACGTCGGGACTGGGTGTCTATCTCCTGTTCCGCACGCGCTCGCAGCGAAAGAAGAGGCAGGCATGA
- a CDS encoding Na+/H+ antiporter subunit E — protein sequence MTALLWNLMLALLWAAMLGSVTPANLLTGFVIGFILLAFIDTPHLPSRYATQTWNVARLVARVAWDVLVANARVAYEIATPRLISRPAIYRYDMEARTDAEITLLTLIVTFAPGTVGLEISEDRKALYVHVMFASTREAFCRDLRERVEIPLLRALR from the coding sequence ATGACCGCGCTCCTCTGGAACCTGATGCTGGCGCTCCTCTGGGCGGCGATGCTGGGGAGCGTCACCCCGGCGAACCTCCTCACGGGGTTCGTGATTGGCTTCATCCTCCTGGCCTTCATCGACACGCCCCACCTGCCCTCGCGCTATGCCACGCAGACGTGGAACGTGGCGCGGCTGGTGGCGCGCGTCGCCTGGGACGTCCTGGTGGCCAACGCGCGGGTGGCCTATGAAATCGCCACGCCGAGGCTCATCTCCCGGCCGGCCATCTACCGCTATGACATGGAGGCGCGGACGGACGCGGAGATCACCCTGCTGACGCTCATCGTCACCTTCGCGCCCGGCACGGTGGGGCTGGAGATCTCCGAGGACCGCAAGGCCCTCTACGTCCACGTGATGTTCGCCTCCACCCGGGAGGCGTTCTGCCGGGACCTCCGCGAGCGCGTGGAGATTCCCCTGCTGAGGGCACTGCGATGA
- a CDS encoding Na+/H+ antiporter subunit B, with protein MNPVVMHTVARMMTPVLLLLSLVLAARGHDIPGGGFVGGLMAATAFALQMVAFGRPAARRQLRVHPTRLAAAGLLLTLASGLPAMLEGRAFLSGLWARVPLPWTDGLKVGTPQLFDVGVYLAVLGTAMSFILGMARGEDTTALEPRS; from the coding sequence ATGAACCCCGTGGTGATGCACACCGTGGCGCGGATGATGACGCCGGTGCTGCTGCTCTTGTCCCTGGTGCTGGCCGCGCGCGGCCATGACATCCCCGGTGGAGGCTTCGTCGGGGGCCTGATGGCGGCGACCGCGTTCGCGCTGCAGATGGTGGCCTTCGGCCGGCCAGCCGCGCGCAGACAGCTGCGGGTGCACCCCACCCGGCTGGCGGCGGCGGGGCTCCTGCTCACGCTGGCCAGCGGCCTCCCCGCGATGCTGGAGGGCCGCGCCTTCCTCTCCGGCCTCTGGGCCCGCGTGCCCCTGCCCTGGACGGACGGCCTGAAGGTGGGCACGCCCCAGCTCTTCGACGTGGGCGTCTACCTGGCCGTCCTGGGCACGGCGATGTCCTTCATCCTGGGCATGGCCCGGGGCGAGGACACCACCGCGCTGGAGCCGAGGAGCTAG
- the mnhG gene encoding monovalent cation/H(+) antiporter subunit G, with protein sequence MKDFLTAVMLVSGALLMLLAGLGLFRMPDLFLRLQSAAKASSLGVGLLMGAAALGLGDLSVVARAVLAIAFVFVMTPVAALLIAQAAFRAGLPLWERTHQNDLEEHHPAGGPYEPRLGPDGED encoded by the coding sequence ATGAAGGACTTCCTCACCGCGGTGATGCTGGTCTCCGGGGCGCTGCTGATGCTCCTGGCCGGGCTGGGCCTGTTCCGCATGCCGGATCTGTTCCTGCGCCTCCAGTCCGCCGCGAAGGCCTCGTCGTTGGGCGTGGGCCTGCTGATGGGCGCGGCCGCGCTGGGGCTGGGCGACCTCAGCGTGGTGGCCCGGGCGGTGCTGGCCATCGCCTTCGTGTTCGTCATGACGCCGGTGGCCGCGCTGCTCATCGCCCAGGCCGCCTTCCGCGCCGGCCTGCCCCTGTGGGAGCGCACGCACCAGAACGACCTGGAGGAACACCACCCCGCCGGCGGCCCCTACGAGCCCCGGCTGGGGCCCGACGGCGAGGACTGA
- a CDS encoding proton-conducting transporter membrane subunit, translated as MTATALLSLPMILCLGAAAAGQLTPSRAWPRRWLALMTMVAVTAVGAMLLVTVRRQGVQAMQVGGWAAPFGITLVADLLSALLVLVTGLMGLTVVSYSAATLPASREAGAYYPLVLVLVGGVCGAFLTGDLFNLFVWIEVMLGASFVLLALEARQEQLEASIKYMSLSLMGSVVLLCAVGLLYGVAGTLNLADLSVRAPGLGTPRLMSAVSMFFLVAFALKAGAFPLFFWLPASYHTPPAAVTTLFSALLTKVGVYALARVFTLVFTQDLELTGTLLRVMGGLTMVTGVLGAVAQYDMRRLLSFHIISQIGYLIAALGLLTRGALTALIAFLIHYIFAKSALFLVSGATARVTRTYDLHQMGNLYRTQPLLAALFFIPALSLAGVPPFSGFFAKLAVIQAALRAEHWAVAGTAVAVGLLTLFSMMKIWREAFWKAPPENQPQEPNRPLSLGDGVLGPCMAMTTFMVVLGVGAEPLFELADAAAGQLLDPTEYVRAVLGEQP; from the coding sequence ATGACGGCCACCGCGCTGCTCAGCCTGCCCATGATCCTGTGCCTGGGCGCCGCGGCCGCGGGGCAGCTCACCCCGTCCCGCGCGTGGCCGCGCCGCTGGCTGGCGTTGATGACCATGGTGGCCGTCACCGCGGTGGGCGCCATGCTCCTGGTGACGGTGCGCCGCCAGGGCGTCCAGGCGATGCAGGTGGGCGGCTGGGCCGCGCCCTTCGGCATCACCCTGGTCGCGGACCTGCTGAGCGCCCTGCTGGTGCTCGTCACCGGGCTGATGGGGCTCACGGTGGTGTCCTACTCCGCGGCCACGCTCCCGGCGTCACGCGAGGCGGGCGCCTACTACCCGCTGGTGCTGGTGCTGGTGGGGGGCGTGTGCGGCGCGTTCCTCACCGGCGACCTCTTCAACCTCTTCGTGTGGATCGAGGTCATGCTGGGCGCCTCCTTCGTGCTGCTCGCGCTGGAGGCCCGGCAGGAGCAGCTCGAGGCGAGCATCAAGTACATGTCGCTGAGCCTGATGGGCTCGGTGGTGCTGCTGTGCGCCGTGGGGCTCTTGTACGGCGTGGCGGGCACGCTGAACCTGGCGGACCTGTCCGTCCGGGCGCCGGGCCTGGGCACGCCGAGGCTGATGTCGGCCGTGTCCATGTTCTTCCTGGTGGCCTTCGCGCTGAAGGCCGGGGCCTTTCCCCTCTTCTTCTGGCTGCCGGCCTCGTACCACACGCCCCCGGCGGCGGTGACGACGCTGTTCTCCGCGCTGCTCACCAAGGTCGGCGTCTACGCCCTGGCCCGCGTCTTCACGCTCGTCTTCACCCAGGACCTGGAGCTCACCGGCACGCTGCTGCGGGTGATGGGCGGGCTCACCATGGTGACGGGCGTGCTGGGCGCGGTGGCGCAGTACGACATGCGCCGGCTGCTGTCCTTCCACATCATCAGCCAGATTGGCTACCTCATCGCCGCCCTGGGGCTGCTCACCCGGGGCGCGCTGACGGCGCTCATCGCCTTCCTCATCCACTACATCTTCGCGAAGTCGGCGCTCTTCCTCGTGAGCGGGGCCACCGCGCGCGTCACCCGCACCTACGATCTGCACCAGATGGGCAACCTCTACCGGACGCAGCCCCTGCTGGCCGCGCTGTTCTTCATCCCCGCGCTGTCGCTGGCGGGGGTGCCCCCCTTCTCCGGCTTCTTCGCCAAGCTGGCCGTCATCCAGGCCGCGCTGCGGGCGGAGCACTGGGCCGTCGCGGGGACGGCGGTGGCCGTGGGCCTGCTCACCCTCTTCTCCATGATGAAGATCTGGCGCGAGGCCTTCTGGAAGGCGCCGCCGGAGAACCAGCCCCAGGAGCCGAACCGGCCGCTGAGCCTGGGGGACGGCGTGCTCGGGCCCTGCATGGCGATGACCACCTTCATGGTCGTCCTGGGCGTGGGCGCCGAGCCGCTCTTCGAGCTGGCGGACGCGGCGGCGGGCCAGCTCCTGGACCCCACCGAGTACGTGCGGGCGGTGCTGGGGGAGCAACCATGA